In Sphingobacteriia bacterium, the DNA window TAGAAGCTAATTTCATAGAAATAATTTTATCAGGGTTACCATACCCAGCTGGTACTTTCCCGCTTGGTGTCCCCCCGTTATTTATTTTATAAACATGCTCCATACCACTCATGACTCTTCCGATTATGGTATGTTTATCATCAAGCCATAAGGCATTAGTAAGGGTAATAAAAATTTGGCTATCTTCAGTGTTAGGGCCTTTATTTGCCATTGATACCATACCTTTTACATGATGAGCTCCTGAAATTTCATCCTTAATAATATATCCTGATCCTCCAGAACCTGTTCCTGTAGGGTCGCCAGTTTGCACTACAAAGTCTTTTACAACACGGTGAAAGGTCAGACCATCATAGAATTTTTTATGAATAAGGTTTTTTATTCTTTTCACATGCTTAGGAGCAAGCTCAGGTAATAATTCAATGACTACAATTCCATCTTTTAAATTCATAAAGACAATGTTTTCATTGTCAGTTTCCAAATTAACTTTATTCATAAAACTAACCATTATACCAAATATTTATTAAAATTTTAATTATTTTCAGATGATTTTGTCAACATTAATTATGCGAATAAAATCATTAATTTACAGTTGGTTACATAACAAAGATCTAAATATGAATATTTGCTATACAACAATAAAGTATGAAGATATAACTATTATACAAATATTTTAAAATAGTTTTTAACTAAGCTCTTAATATCAATCTTTATCGGAAATTAGGGATGGCAAAAGAAAT includes these proteins:
- a CDS encoding peptidylprolyl isomerase yields the protein MNKVNLETDNENIVFMNLKDGIVVIELLPELAPKHVKRIKNLIHKKFYDGLTFHRVVKDFVVQTGDPTGTGSGGSGYIIKDEISGAHHVKGMVSMANKGPNTEDSQIFITLTNALWLDDKHTIIGRVMSGMEHVYKINNGGTPSGKVPAGYGNPDKIISMKLASKINVADYLTEVEDTGPKFKEYMGYSIHENINGDKEIIASEYIDTQVDDYLF